DNA from Leptospira mayottensis 200901116:
ATGCTTGGAATTCAATTCTCCAAAAAGTCTCGCCGCTAAACCGGGTTTGTCGGGAACTTCCGCGATGGTGATTCTTGCTTGATCACTTTTTGCGGTGACTCCGCTGACTTTTAATTTTTCCATAATTTTATCCTCGCTCATCACAAGCGTTCCTTGGTTTTCGTTGAAACTGGAGCGGACGTGTATGACTACATCGTAGTTCATTCCTAATTCTACGCTTCTAGAATGAAGGACTCCCGCACCTAAACTTGCAAGTTCAAGCATCTCTTCATAAGTGATTTGTGTATGTTTTTTTGCGTTTGGAACGATTCTAGGATCGGCCGTATAAACTCCGTCAACATCTGTGTAAATTTCGCATTCTTTTGCACCTAGAACTGCCGCTACCGCTACCGCGGATGTATCGGAACCGCCTCTTCCCAGAGTGGTGATGTTTTCTTCCTCGTCGATTCCTTGGAAACCCGCGATGATGGCTACCTTGCCTTCGTTCAAAGCTACATCGATTCGAGATCGATCGATCATTTTGATCTTCGCATTAGAAAAATTTCCGTCGGTTAAAAGTTTGATTTGAGAACCGGTAAAAGAAGTTGCAGGAACTCCGATTTCCCAAAGTGCCATAGCGAGTAGTGCTGTGGAGATCTGCTCACCAGTGGAGAGGAGCATGTCCATTTCCCGTTTGGGGGGATTCGTGGAAATTTTTGCGGCGAGTTCTACGAGATCGTCCGTTGTATGTCCCATAGCGGAAACCACGACGGCGATTTGTTGTCCCTTGTCATGATAGGATTTGATTCTTCTTGCAACGTTCTGGATTCTTTCCGGGGTTCCCACGGAAGTTCCACCGTATTTTTGAACGATGATGTTTGCCATAACCTTAAC
Protein-coding regions in this window:
- a CDS encoding aspartate kinase; protein product: MANIIVQKYGGTSVGTPERIQNVARRIKSYHDKGQQIAVVVSAMGHTTDDLVELAAKISTNPPKREMDMLLSTGEQISTALLAMALWEIGVPATSFTGSQIKLLTDGNFSNAKIKMIDRSRIDVALNEGKVAIIAGFQGIDEEENITTLGRGGSDTSAVAVAAVLGAKECEIYTDVDGVYTADPRIVPNAKKHTQITYEEMLELASLGAGVLHSRSVELGMNYDVVIHVRSSFNENQGTLVMSEDKIMEKLKVSGVTAKSDQARITIAEVPDKPGLAARLFGELNSKHILVDMIVQSSPHNGINTISFTIPKKDVLQAKPILQGFSKTHNAKEPEINESIAIVSAVGVGMKSHVGVAAGMFQALADNGINIEMISTSEIKISCVIPEDQAKIAINKIHDVFGLSA